Proteins co-encoded in one Arachis hypogaea cultivar Tifrunner chromosome 13, arahy.Tifrunner.gnm2.J5K5, whole genome shotgun sequence genomic window:
- the LOC112738221 gene encoding cytokinin dehydrogenase 3 yields MVENYLPAPTYFILLLITITRLISTVGNKTEHLNNNSLLSSDLISRHNLHDDPESLESASRDFGNLVHHLPRAVFHPRSPQDIASLVKTSYESPAPFTISVKGQGHSTRGQAMARGGVVVDMRALREENNSNKKKNIRVIWREEGYYGDVGGEALWADVLREAAEMGVAPASWTDYLYLTVGGTLSNGGISGQSFKYGPQISIVHEMDVITGKGELVTCSSHTNSELFHAVLGGLGQFGIITRARIALHPAPKMVKWVRLLYNDFSAFTKDQERLISINGRKHNNNDNNDDDVALDYVEGMLLMHQGPINNWRSSFFPLADHPRIISLVTQHSILYCLELAKYYDEKSENNVDKEMQGLLEGLSYMPGFYYEKKVSYVEFLNRVRSGELKLQSQRQWDVPHPWLNLFIPKSQIMDFDSGVFKNIIFKRNITTGPVLIYPMNRSKWDKRMSASIPEEEDIFYTVGFLHSSGFDNWKAFDAQNKEILKFCNDAGIKVKQYLPHYSTQEDWTKHFGPNKWRTFLERKLQFDPRMILSPGQRIFNKD; encoded by the exons atggttgaAAACTACCTTCCTGCTCCCACATACTTCATCCTTCTCCTAATAACCATAACACGCTTGATATCCACCGTTGGCAACAAAACTGAGCATTTGAACAACAACTCCCTCCTCTCATCGGACCTCATCTCCCGCCACAACCTCCACGACGACCCCGAGTCTCTAGAATCGGCTTCTAGAGACTTCGGCAACCTAGTCCATCATCTCCCGCGGGCAGTGTTCCACCCGCGGTCTCCACAAGACATAGCCTCCCTCGTGAAGACTTCGTACGAGAGCCCTGCCCCTTTCACGATATCCGTGAAGGGACAGGGCCACTCCACGAGGGGTCAGGCTATGGCCAGGGGAGGGGTGGTGGTGGACATGAGGGCCCTCAGagaagaaaataatagtaataagaaGAAGAACATTCGCGTGATTTGGAGAGAGGAAGGATACTATGGTGACGTGGGAGGGGAGGCGCTGTGGGCGGATGTGCTGCGGGAGGCGGCGGAGATGGGAGTTGCACCGGCTTCTTGGACCGATTACTTGTACTTGACTGTGGGAGGGACTCTCTCCAATGGCGGCATCAGTGGCCAGAGCTTCAAGTATGGACCCCAAATCAGCATTGTTCATGAAATGGATGTTATCACTG gAAAAGGAGAACTAGTAACATGCTCTTCACACACAAATTCTGAGTTATTTCATGCGGTGCTTGGAGGCTTAGGACAATTTGGCATTATAACAAGGGCAAGAATTGCTCTTCACCCAGCACCAAAAATG GTGAAATGGGTCAGGCTTCTATACAATGACTTTTCTGCTTTTACCAAAGACCAAGAGCGATTAATCTCAATCAATGGAAGGAAacacaataataatgataataatgatgatgatgttgcaTTGGATTATGTGGAAGGGATGCTACTAATGCACCAAGGACCCATAAATAATTGGAGATCTTCTTTCTTCCCTTTAGCCGACCATCCAAGAATCATTTCCCTAGTAACTCAACATAGCATCCTTTATTGTCTTGAATTGGCCAAATATTATGATGAAAAATCTGAAAACAATGTGgacaag GAAATGCAAGGTTTGCTTGAAGGACTTAGCTATATGCCGGGATTTTATTATGAGAAAAAAGTGTCATATGTTGAGTTCTTGAATAGAGTCAGAAGTGGAGAGTTGAAGCTTCAGTCACAAAGACAATGGGATGTTCCTCATCCATGGCTTAATTTGTTTATACCCAAATCTCAAATCATGGATTTTGATTCCGGCGTATTCAAGAATATCATTTTCAAACGAAACATCACCACAGGACCTGTCTTGATTTACCCCATGAATAGAAGCAA GTGGGACAAAAGAATGTCAGCATCTATACCAGAAGAGGAGGATATCTTTTATACAGTTGGATTTTTGCACTCAAGTGGATTTGATAATTGGAAGGCATTTGATGCTCAAAACAAAGAAATCTTGAAATTTTGTAATGATGCTGGAATTAAGGTTAAGCAATATCTTCCCCACTACAGCACACAAGAAGATTGGACAAAACACTTTGGCCCTAATAAATGGAGGACTTTCTTGGAAAGAAAACTCCAATTTGATCCAAGAATGATTCTATCACCTGGGCAGAGAATCTTCAACAAAgattaa